The Ooceraea biroi isolate clonal line C1 chromosome 3, Obir_v5.4, whole genome shotgun sequence genome contains the following window.
TTGTTTGGAAAAGGTATAAactaaaaaaggaaaactatTATATTGGACTCGATGAGAAGAAAAgtgcaattttaaaaattgcattagTAGTTTAATAATGAGAGAAAGGATTGCCGCAGACTTATGTCTTTGACAGAAACATATGAGCGGACAATACGATTTTCGCTATTTACGGCAAGtgagtaattttttaaaaagttgtaaaagagagaggagatgcGAAAATAATCCTGTTTCAAATTCGAAATTGTTTCAAATCTTTAAGAACGGCACTCGAAGGTAGGCCAAGCAGAGTGGGTGTTTATTGATCCCAAGAAGTTGGCTGACCAACGGTCAATGAGATACGGTCTCTCCCCTGCTCCCTTACCACCGTTTGCAACGGCCTCTTAACGGAAGTAGGAATTGCCCTCCCCACTCTCGCTACCTACCTCAGATCCACTGTTCCGTGATTCATGTGTTGCTCTGACTAAGAAAACGTTTGACGCTGTTATGAAGTTATAAAATGAttcgagaaaaatattcacAATTCCATAAAacctaattaattacttttttcctGATCAAGTTTCCAGTATGCTCGCATCTCGTTTTATACACAATCTTTTCAAAaagttaaaatctttttaataagattttatttttgcaacatATTCGTAACGTTTGTATTCATTTAATCCTAGTTCAACATTTCAAGCGTACATCTTTGATTGTACGctgtaatgataatataacGGTGAAAACGAATCCAAGCTAAAAGTAAAgacggagaaaaagagagagaaagaagacaactaagaagaaaaaggagttACAAAGGTGTAAGGGAGAGAGATATACGTTGACGTCGGCGCAAACTCATCCCCCACTCTAAAGTAACCAATACTTTGAGACTCTTTCCCGTTTCTCCACTCCATTTTACATTCTATGTGCGCATATATTTCCATCGTTTCAACAAAGTCATTCCCCTCTTCCTTCTCATCCTTCCTCGAGCCATGAAGGTCTAGCCAAAACAACGCCACGTGTTTCATTGAATGTATGCATTCTCACGTGAAACCAGGTTTGAACGGTACTGCAGAGCCAAATTGCACGTAATGCTCAGTCCTATACTTGTTCCTATATTTGTCCGCTTGAGTCACTTTGGCGGATTAAAAAGTGACTGTGCAGCTAGGGATCGAAAGAGTAACTAATTTTTACTGCATTAGGACTCTTCGATGACGTGGTATGCAACGTAAATTGGTCACACCTTTGAAATAGCGGAAGGGTGTGAACCATAACGTCGATGAATGTAAAGCGATATCGAATCACGAATTACGCTAATGAATCTAAGATCAATCCGAATGAACGAGCGTTTTAAGATAGTTTCtggaaataaagaagaaattacgcgatatagatcatttcattggtaCTGAAAATTCATTTCACACCAGAATAATCATTTCCTGGAGCGCTGaaaaaattgctttattaaaTCCATATATAACACGATTTttgaaaacttgaaaaaatgtTACGCTGCAGTATATTTTTCAagctaattataattattaaggtggcttatctctctttctctatctcttcctTTTCACTCAAGTGATTGTGCAAACAATTgcttttttggaaaaaaaaatataaaaatgatttacaaTCTAAAGTCAGAAGAATTAAAATCCCTACATAAGACGTGATGGAAgtaagacaaagagagaggaaggcaAAGGAGTTGCTCTGTTCTCCCCCTTTCCTCAACGAAGCAAACACAATCGCGCGTTGCGTGCGCCCTGCTTTAAGAAGCTGATCTGGGCCAGATACACACGTTGTCGTTGTCGGCGGCATTATACGCAGCATTCTTATAAATCGCTGCCATATCGCGTCCCTTTAAGGgtcatagaaaaaaatctatataCTCTGGCACATTTAGCAGCACGCTAACTACCGCAATATTAACTGTTATAACTTTGCTCTTCTTTTATCCCCTTCACGTCTCACGTAACGTTTAAATGccgtattaatttaatgtatattatagttgattttataattaagcagataatgttctctctctttctcgaggAATATTTGATGAGAAACATGCAGAGTATTTAAATAAGCCGATGAGCTAATTTATAGATTAATCTAGAAAAAGTTCTCTGGCCTAataagaaacattaaattttgtcCAATCTTTGAAAACATATTGTATAatctaattataaatataaaacattaaatttgttCCAATCTTtgaaaactattatatattatataatctaattatgataaaaagggttaaataaacaattaaaccAGGACTGGActgatttaagaaattaatctcTTAAATTATCACACTCATCATGTCGCGTTACGATGTCTAAAGACGGCTCGATCTCTTTGAACGTTTCAAAGAAGAATACATCGACATTGTTTGTTTACATCGTCAAGTCAAGTTCATGAGTATCGAGGTTGCTACCAATCCGTGTTTTAATCGAGTGTACAAGCCGAGCGGGCGAGCGCTCGCCAACGCGCATTTCTGTACTTTCTTATCAAGATTCAAGCTATCGATTTAGACTGTCGATCCTACTTATTTTTGGTGCAAGAATCACCTCTGtaaaatcatattatttacaaagatttgatattttcgaattaattGAAGACACAGAAATGTGTGACAATTGACAATAAAAACATTGTTTGAAATTTCCCCctcagtttttattttccaattcCATTCCAGTTTGAAGCTGTATTAAACGTGATAATTTTCGTGTGAGCACTTACCTTGAAGGTTTTGTAACTGGACACTACGTAGGAAGCGCCGTCTTCGAGTTCGTCCAGACTGAGCTTCCGGTCACCGTCCATCGAGAAAATGTGACGTGCCCCTCTCGGTAAGTCCAGCCGAAGAGACAGTCTGTCCAGTAGGGCCTCCAGAGAACCAATGTCGCGCCCAGGTTTAAATCTAAGTACGCACAGACAATTCACGAAATTAATAGACAATTAGCGACTAGATGCAAAACTGCATTTACATCTTCGCAAAtggtttaaaaaatttttttaaatactctTGTGCCAGATTTACAAGGTTTCaatgttttggatattttgaccgagatctctctttctttctttctatgCATGCTCTATGAAGAGACGTGTCTCGATTGTGACACATCGTGATGTATGAAACGCAAGCTTGATCCTTGGATGATATTGCATTGGGTACCAGTCATGACCAGTTATAATCAATTAATCTATCCCTCTCAGCATGCATGCTCCCTTGTTAGACCGTGCGTGATTCGAGAGTCCGGTGGTGCTCACCTGAATTCCACGCCAGGGAAGTAGGGGTCGCCATTTTTGTAGAAGGTGACTCTTCTCGCACGCCAATAGCCAAGGTTGTTGTATCTCGCGGTTTGTAGCTCGTGCCGGCTCTTGGGTCGGCTCGGCTGCTCCGACTGCTCCGGAGGCGGCATGCGGGGACTGGAGGGTCTGCTCTGCCTCCAGTAGCCGGCCATGCCGCCTCCACCCCCACCCTCACCTTCGACCAACACACCCCCGACCTCTTCCTGCATCGTCATTCCACCCTCCACTCCGTTTCCACCCTCCTCTACCTCTTCTTCCTCGgcgtcctcctcctcttcttcctcctcctcctcttcctcctcctcctccttctcttcttcgtcCTCGTCATCCTCGAGCGGCATCGCCGCTGTGGGCGTCGCGACACTCGCGGCGCCGCCCTTCGGCGAGTCTTCTCGAGTTCGCGGCACCTCTTGTTCTTCCTTTCTCATCACACCTGAATGAGAGGGTTGAAAACCGTTGAAAGCTTGCGCGATAGAGATAATTCGAATCAACAAACGCAACGAGCGGTCTCGATCACGAAAATTAATCTATTCGACACCCGTCCCGTATATGTTTCTCGATTTCTTGGCAGAACTCCTCACGGAAATTCCGCCACTCTCTACATTCACTAGACAGAAAGAACAAGACCGTACCAGATTGAGGTGGAACGTCCTCCGATGCAGTAACAGTCACGGTGGGCGCACTACCGGCTCCGTTATCAGTTGCGTTATCAGCTACCGCTGCTaccaccgtcgccgccgccaccgccgccacctcgTTCTGCCCCAATCCGCCAGCACGCGAACTCGACTGATTTTCAACCTCGGACATCCGCAAGACGAGGCCACCGCCACTTTCGCCGCCACTTTCGTCCTTTCCTGGCCTGCGCTCTTGCGATTGTAGAAAATTATCCGAATCTCTGCGTGCGACCACTTGTAAAATATCTGGGGGAACAGGAAAACAGGGAGGGATAATTGAGAGTCACGAAACGAGAGGAAATTTAACAATTTCCAGTAACGCATCTACACTAGCCAACCGCAAGTGTGGCGATCGGGGTAAAAATTCGAGATAAACATGCCGGGCCCAGGCGTTTCAGAGTCGAGTTCACAAATGTATCGtttctgaatatttaaatgCCCAAACATTTAAGTGCACGATGCCACGATAACGCGAGAACTTCCTAACGCGGAAGTAGAAGAGACATTAAACGGCGGTGCCTGATTACAGTAACGATGGTTGAcaagagagaataaaaaacggattatttgaaaaaatttaaaaagaagaaaaaacaggttatttgaaaataattccaATCGAGTAAATGCTACTTCAATGTCTCGCTGAAATATTTCACGAGATGCGACACCAGCCGACACGAATCAACCGGTAGCGAGCAACCGGAAGTGGACCAAGGCTCcgccgagaaagagaggactCGAGAGTTCACCAAAGTTCACCAACACTCCGCTATAGTCGTCGATTCAAGTGAGCGATTTAACTTGACGCGGTTATCTCGCGGCCATCTCACGCGGACGGGCGGATCGCGGGCGAATCGCCTGCGTCCAAGCTCATTCGGTAGCAATCGCGACAACGGTATACATATTCATGCGTCCTTCGACGATGGCGTCCCGACGTCGAGTGCTCGCCACAACCTCAGCGCCGCCGGCCtccgtcttcgtcgtcgcccTTCGTCGTCCCTCTTCGTCGTCGCTCTTCGTCGCGACGTCGATGCCCGGTGGTGTCAGTGAACGTTGCAAGGGAACTTGTTGCACCAGGGTAACGGAGCGcaattttataagaataattttaacgcTCTGCCGTTGCTAAGTTTTGCTCcatctctattttttttcttttttttcctctctttctctctcgatcgcTCGTATCGTTAATTGCAGGATCAGTTACACGAGTTTTTCTTTCACAGAAAATCAGACTTTCCAACTATCTGGCAAGGATAACCTCGTCTGACGTTCACTCTTATAATATGAAGAAGAAATTCCGCCCCCGATCATTTAAAATGATTCAAACGATTCCATGGAAAATATCTTTGGATTGTGGTAACATCATACGTGCGTTACGTTCCGTCACCGTCCTGTTTTGCATAATATTTCAAGTCTCGAAACGCTAATAGACAATATTTCTCGAAATTTCGTGTCGTGACTCACGCGACGTGTGCGACTCCACCAACTTGAATAACGTACTTGAGGAGTTGAGGGTAGGAAGGATAGGCTAAAAAACTAAATCATGGTTATCTCGTAATTACATCAACCGACATCTATGTATATCGAAGAAACTGTTTTTTCCCTGCAATTATACACATACGCTCCGCACAATCGACCTGGTGCTTAT
Protein-coding sequences here:
- the LOC105283155 gene encoding uncharacterized protein LOC105283155 translates to MRPSTMASRRRVLATTSAPPASVFVVALRRPSSSSLFVATSMPGGVSERCKGTCCTRKIRLSNYLARITSSDVHSYNMKKKFRPRSFKMIQTIPWKISLDCGNIIRALRSVTVLFCIIFQVSKR